Proteins encoded in a region of the Euleptes europaea isolate rEulEur1 chromosome 3, rEulEur1.hap1, whole genome shotgun sequence genome:
- the GSK3A gene encoding glycogen synthase kinase-3 alpha, which translates to MSSGSAGSSRPRTSSFADPSGGPPASAPAAPGPTSAAAPGGKPGGAAGPGPGGGGGGGGTSTAGGSFPGLKLGRDSSKVTTVVATPGQGPDRPQEVSYSDIRVIGNGSFGVVYQARLADSGELVAIKKVLQDKRFKNRELQIMRKLDHCNIVRLRYFFYSSGEKKDEVYLNLVLDYVPETVYRVARHFTKAKQTIPVIYVKVYMYQLFRSLAYIHSQGVCHRDIKPQNLLVDPDTAVLKLCDFGSAKQLVRGEPNVSYICSRYYRAPELIFGATDYTSNIDIWSAGCVLAELLLGQPIFPGDSGVDQLVEIIKVLGTPTREQIREMNPNYTEFKFPQIKAHPWIKVFKPRTPLEAISLCSRLLEYTPATRLSPLEACANSFFDELREPNTRLPNGRDLPPLFNFSPVELSIQPLLNPSLIPPHVRSQAGSVASMPGPTTAQSEGRLGGDRSQVTPGDGAGPIANTS; encoded by the exons ATGAGCAGCGGCAGCGCCGGCTCCTCGCGGCCCAGGACCAGCTCCTTCGCCGACCCCTCGGGCGGCCCGCCCGCCagcgcccccgccgcccccggccCCACCTCGGCCGCCGCGCCCGGCGGGAAGCCAGGGGGGGCCGCCGGGCCTGggccggggggaggcggcggcggcggcggcaccagCACGGCCGGCGGCTCCTTCCCGGGCCTCAAGCTGGGGC GAGATAGCAGCAAGGTGACCACTGTGGTGGCCACGCCCGGCCAAGGCCCCGACCGCCCCCAAGAAGTCTCCTACTCTGACATCAGGGTCATCGGCAATGGGTCATTCGGGGTCGTCTACCAGGCCCGACTGGCAGACTCTGGGGAGCTGGTGGCGATTAAGAAGGTGTTGCAAGATAAGCGGTTCAAG AATCGGGAGCTCCAGATCATGCGGAAGCTGGATCACTGCAACATCGTTCGCCTGCGGTATTTCTTCTACTCAAGTGGGGAGAAG AAGGATGAGGTTTATCTTAATCTAGTCCTGGACTACGTGCCCGAGACAGTCTACCGAGTTGCTCGCCACTTCACCAAAGCCAAACAGACTATCCCCGTCATCTACGTGAAG GTGTACATGTACCAGCTCTTCCGCAGTCTTGCTTACATCCATTCCCAGGGCGTCTGTCACCGGGACATCAAACCCCAAAACCTGCTTGTGGACCCCGACACAGCAGTACTGAAGCTGTGTGACTTTGGCAG CGCAAAGCAGCTGGTACGGGGGGAACCCAATGTTTCCTATATCTGTTCTCGCTACTACCGCGCCCCCGAGCTCATCTTTGGAGCAACCGATTACACCTCAAACATAG ATATCTGGTCTGCTGGTTGTGTTCTGGCGGAACTGCTGCTGGGGCAGCCAATATTCCCTGGGGATAGCGGGGTGGACCAGCTGGTGGAAATCATCAAG GTGCTGGGGACCCCGACACGAGAGCAGATCCGAGAGATGAACCCCAACTACACGGAGTTCAAGTTCCCCCAGATCAAAGCACACCCCTGGATAAAG GTGTTCAAGCCCCGTACGCCATTGGAGGCCATCTCGCTGTGCAGCCGGCTGCTGGAATACACACCTGCCACCCGTCTCTCCCCCCTCGAGGCCTGCGCCAACAGTTTCTTCGACGAGCTGCGTGAGCCCAACACCCGGCTGCCCAATGGGCGCGACCTGCCCCCGCTCTTCAACTTCAGCCCTGTGG AATTATCCATCCAGCCGTTGCTCAACCCCAGCCTCATTCCACCACACGTTCGGTCCCAGGCTGGCTCAGTGGCATCCATGCCTGGCCCCACAACTGCACAAA GTGAAGGGAGATTGGGTGGTGACAGGAGCCAGGTGACGCCTGGAGATGGCGCAGGACCCATCGCCAACACATCCTGA